In Helicoverpa armigera isolate CAAS_96S chromosome 22, ASM3070526v1, whole genome shotgun sequence, the genomic stretch tactttgaaaaatgtttaacattttctatgaattgattccaaaaattaagaaacgctataaatactaatacgtaactctaaatactataacttctacataaaaaagtgtgtttcgtttttggcttcaccagaaatcacataatggtcgatctatctactgttatctatatctattgacaaatatggctatcatactgcgctttgtctgtcagggccattggaatttaacgaaattctccataatccgaattttgcggatatatgttgtcgattcaaaatcaatatttctttatgttttgttattcacacctataaggtttcgatcgagtactccttgacaaaatcttactttttatattataaatgtcaaagtttgtgagaatgtatggatgtaagtttgttattcaatcacgcaaaaacggctggacagaTTTGATTCAAATTTGGTATATAGATAGGTGATGATATCCTggattaacatataggctactttttatcccggtcaacaggggtAAAATTATTCCGCCACGGTCAAAgcggctccatctgtggtatataaaatacaacaaatttgacattaattaattatcatgtaaagtcatagatggagttgtgcatttttttataaacaaattgagctggggttttattttagcttatcttccattaATGTGGAGGCTTAAAAGTaatgagtagtattaagtagaccttaaatattttttgtgtggtgcAAAACATGTAACGCTTATGGATCCTAAAAGAAAGGATAAAGAtatgtctctcgcaagcgctgctaagcgtgagttaAGTTTCTGTAGCTTTAGAAACAAGCCCAGACGCAAAGTGCACATTAAAGAAATGAGAGCTTCCTCGATTGAATATCACacgcacgtaaaatgctttatcgcccctgaaaacgtacaaattacgcgtcgcataccagagacatatgtatgtacttactttcaacttctgatcacaaatacaCTGTTCTCCATTATGAATAGTCACAATCAGACCCgagctgagtctaaaaaaacaccttttatatatctacgtttacatcattgatatcattcagttacaaagacttgctataaaacgtgttttcgctaaatgtactattatttttttgaaaacatttattcccaactctgatctcatggagatgGTTTCCGACTATCACCTCTGTGTGGACTGTGCGAACTATCGGACCCGGCCCAGGTTTAAGCCATGGTCTGgggcgagaagaaatgggatgaaaaagaatgaggcggcggaacgaTTGAAAATTCCCACTGCGGTAAGAAACCACGGGAGCCGAttcccggccaccataggcgtgGGCGatgagttttgagtgggtcgtCGACCATCCGGCTCCTAGGAGACCCGTGTCTAACGTGCCCATGTCAGCGATgcgcgttatttcacgcgcccctttAGGAGATTCTGCAAACCCCAGTGAGGCCCACCAGAGAAAAagcctaacactccctcacgctgcacccaatGCTGCACTGCTCAATGCACAGAAGACTGCATTCTCTAATGAAAAGTCAAACTAATGGCTGAGAataacgtaactttccaggatgccatgcaacgtgttgcacaTACCctggcctttgggagcttggtaatccttttctccaccttcacaaaaacacataggaagtggtgaaggggttTTGGGGGCTGCCTTTGGTTTTGCTgaattatcagcctaatttgaataatcgttttttagtttttttcacttgagttttgaatagtaatgaattagtttTGGTCTCGGCGACTTGGACGTCTTCAgaacgtatttaccaactcttagtggtcatcatgcacacccgcttctctaactatATTTGCAGGATCAACAAGattgttttagtttgttatattaactacgctactatagcccgctGTCGAAGAaactttttacatcaattctggagaagctacataattattagcCTGTACACCAGCCTTACTTTTGCTGGCTGCAAAGAAGTGACAAATTGCGAGagcacattttgaaaaataactgcaggcttcaagtacgaacacatgaattggactctcacagatattgGCCTGTTCGTGAACTAATTCAAACAATTCGGTGGAATCCCAACTTAacatagaaagaagaaagaaagaaagtgagtgagtgcacagaaaatcctcaagtgtttccccctgtagtgaaactatgccCCTGCCTGATGACTATGTCATCTTCCACCCAGCTTTTCCCCAATTATGTGGTTGTTGGCTTCCCgtcaaaccgaatctgtttgagtaccaatagtttatttggagtgactacctacatgatctcctcaacccagtgaactgTCAAACAATGATACCATGGACaccacgttatccatggtatgattgtttgacagactttctggcttctgataacATGCagttgctgcagaaaatgtacaaatgacagctttatcaGACCTTTGTATCCTGTGAGAATTACTCACGCCCCATACTTacgtaatcattttccaaatcagttgactaggtccagagatttacacaacgtcacaaactttacttcgttcatttaaatataaaggtcACACATGAGagacgacggcagatagaagagtatggaaggagaaaaacATATTGACGACCCCtaataaattgggataagggcagggggatgatgatgatgataaatggccACACATAATTATACCGgataaatatgtagtattttgacaattctatattgcccacgcagacgaagtcgcgggtaacagctagtagtaaataaatacaaacgcCATCGAATTTAACCAAAAAGTTCTCACGAAGATTTTTGTGGTGAAAGTGAAGTGAGGAGATATTCGTATATcaacaattaagtttttatttagtgaaaataataccaaaaatatggcAGGGCGCTTTTTCTTTGCTCGGAGGATGTTTGCGGCCGCAAAGGCCCAAGATGAACGCAACAAAAGCGCCAGAATTGGGGCAAGGGCTTGCGCATTTTTTAATTCGTTAGTTCACCTCACGGAGACGCAATTTAGACATAGATATTGATTGTCCAAGAAGATTTTTAAGTTCTTGTGCAGTTAACTGAGACAAAGCACAAATCTAAAATCCACTCTACGTGTTTCCTTGGAAcataaggtacctatttatcaattcatgtaagttacaatatcaatttctaaaacaaaactaGGTATGTATATGATTGAAGAAACTTTCTCCTTCTTTTATTTGCAGGTGCTTACCGCTTTATTCTTTTTTGCCACTGGATCCTATCAAAGGCCAATTAGAGAAGCAAAGCACGTATCCCAAAAAATGTGCAGTGTGTATTTAGAACAAGTAACTGAGGTTCTGACTCATAGAAATATATAAGCTTCCCTAGCACTCCAGGTGCTAGACAAGCTTgtcttcattttaaattaattaatttaaaacaactaaaaacttttttcggGCGTCGcgtcaaacataaacaaaacatccaAACAATAACCCCAAAAATTTTGAAAGACAGTCGTCCCATACGATTACATGCTAAAATGACGTCTTTCTAAATTTGGTAGGTTTATCCCACCAAGCGAACGGAACACCAACCTAACAAAAATGATCATCGCTATTCGCCGTGAGGAAACGTGATGCGAGTAATTTGCGAGATGGCAACTCGCACTCGCTTAAATATTGCATTCGGTTCGTTTGAAGTTGACTCGCTGAACTCGACAGTGAAGTCATTCGCAAAATTTTGTTcaactcgcactaggcactcagatctgcatcatcgtgcgggtttttcacgcactcacgcgcgtagatGCGTTTTGTTAATTCACGCACGacggctctcatcgagttccattttcaaacatacacgtcacgccctttcaaaatcacgcgcgtcactgcgggattcagtgtgccataccttgcgtctcgccccgcacctacgcgcgggggtgcgtgtttctccgcatgtatgtgcgtgatccgcatgaacgcgcgtggatgcattttcagtgtgttggactatgcgtgttttccatacaaacggagatatttccatacaacggaaaaaaacgcatccacgcactacgctgcatcatgcggggcagtgtgataatcgccttagtATAATGTTATAGAGTAGTTTTTGGGAGACGGGGGCAAAATTGCATGTAAGggcaaaaaaaaacgaaagagcAAACAAAaagctacataaaactgtcttcTTCTTTTCAGCTCGAGACTACTTAGAAAGAACTCTTATAAGTGCCAAAGGGATGGTGGAGAGAGCTAAGCAAAGAATAGACAAATTATGCACTTTCAAAACTTTGATGCCTGAATTATATCCTAAAACAGTTGTCAAGGACGAGTTTGCTGTTCTTGATAATTATGTGTAAGTATTCTGTATATTCatgtatttttcttgtaaagATTTTCATCCCtactccctactaatattataaatgcgaaagtaactatgtctgtctgtctgttacgctttcacgtctaaatcacTGATCTgtacatagaatagtttttatcccggacttttgaagaattttcttggaaagccgcgggcggaaatcAAGTTAACTATAAGAgacaaattcaattttaataataagacTTTAAGGCTGCTACTTGATGATTTTTATGTCAAGTCCAAATACAAAGCGCCTACCATAATTCAAGAGCTAGCTGTTTTCGAGATGTTTCTTCATACCAAGACCGAAAATGATGTTTATCCACAAAAAGTcattttattagtaggtatttcgcttaaaaaataacagaaaagaAGTTAATATTTCATAGCATtaactaaatatattattgaattttcagTCGCTATGCTCTTCTACCAAAGATGTCGAAGGAACACTATAGAGTATCCATCTTCAATGTTAAGTCTGATGATTACACATCAGCACATGTTCACATCTTCTACAAATACGTCGTTGTGGTAagggaattaaataaatttatcaagaattaattaaatagcgATAAACCTATTATAACACTCAAATACAGTTCTTAACATACTAATGCTCAGTTCTTGTGAAATAATGTTGTCCCTCTGAAGACAACCATTTGATGCATGGCTCATAGGGTGTTTTCATTGTTCATTTTGACTACCGTGAAGTCAGTACAGAAGCCAAGAATTACTGATGCAATATACCGATATGAATTTTGCTACACTGATAATAAGAACCTGAGCAATGTAATAGGCTACTTTAAACCAGATACAATAAGTTGTTGTGTAAACGAAGGAACTAGacattagttattttataaaaaagagtTCTGAgttaaagaattaaataaatcatgttgtTATTTTTCAGCTGAACGAATACATAAGACTTCGGGATTACAACTGTGGCTATGTTATTGTAATGGACTTCAGAGATGTCAACATACTGAACTTTATGACCAAATGCACGCCTCTTGAACTTCGCCAAATCATTACTATAATGACGGTTAGTAATCCATTAGTCATTTTGAGGTAGGATGTAAACGTAGATGCAGCTAAATACATGTAGTTCTGCGCCTAACTTCCATTAACTTCCCCTAAGAAAAAGGTGTGAGCAAGTGACGGAGGTGCGTGAATAGTATATAAGCTTTATTTCTCGTGTGATTTGTGTGTGTAGAAGATTATAGTAGGTACGCCCTAGGCCActtgcctgtctgacctcaaAAATGATGATAACCCACGGTAATTAGAGTATGGTAAAAGTCAAGCAATGACTCCCTAGAGTTTCAAATCACAACCAGGAAACACTATAAATTCTGAAGCACTTTAAGCTAACCTTAATACAGTTGAAGAAAAGCAagacaataataatgatgatgttattaaaattccagGAAGGCTACGGGATGAGGATCAAACAAATCCATATAATAAGTACATCGAAAATGGTGGACACACTACTAGGATTTTTGAAGCAGGCTTTAAGTACCAAACTGGCGGGTAGAATACATTTACACAAAGACAATGAAACTCTGTCGGATTTCTTTCCAAAggaaataatacctaaagagtATGGAGGTGAGGAGAGGTCTGTGCAAACTCTTAATGGTAAGTTGTAAGAGCAGATAGAGGTATAGACCATTTTTTACTTAGGGTATGCGAATCTTCCATATCTGTAAATTTTGGTGTCTAAGCGGATAAGCGCGTAAAGATCAACAATTGACTAACAAATGCACCTTAGTGTGTTCATATAAAGATTAAAGAAAACACACAGACAGAAAACCTAGAACTAAgctactttttagggttccgtacccaaagggtaaaacgggaccctattgttttcgctccccTGTCcatctgtctgtcaccaggctgtatctcatgaaccgtgatagttagagagttgaaattttcacagttgatgtatgtatttctgttgccgctataacgacaaatactgaaaactagaataaaataaatatttgcgctggtacggaacccttcgtgcgcgagtccgactcgcacttggccggtttttatatcTGCGAGGgaagtaattataataaaactcgaCACGAGAGAAGAACCGTAGGAACAGCTAGTATGGAATATATAACAATTGTAATCTCCTGGAGTTTGGTTACCCGCTCTCAAACACGAGCGCGTGTTTGAAACCTGAGAATATTATCCTATCCTAAGCAATGTTGAGGCCTACATTAATTAACCTGTCACCCACATTCATATACTACGGATTTGTATATTCTATGTATTGATTTTCCTACCAGATTTGACAATAGCCCCAAATAATAccaaattcctatctttagtaTGTAAATCAATAGACATTCTTAACCATTTTTATCTTTTGGAGATGCTTGAGTAATCACTTGTAATAGGTAAGGTAAGGTGTGTGCCAGCCAACGTGGttaaatgtattaattttgtatagaacCGGTTCTTCAATCCATATAGACAGAATtatgttgctgggaagtttgttgtaCCATTTCTTCTTCACAGCTAAAACACATAAGAaatggtgaagggcgggcgtttttcGGAGCTGTCATTTGTAAACTTGACCTCCAAAAAGCTTGctaattttcagaaaaatttgaataaagaacctttaatcttatttttaagcAGATGTCATTAAAAACCATCAAAAGACTCCTATCTATCTTCACTCCATAATTTTCGTGTTTTCAGATGAATGGAGGGATGCAGTAACTGCCAAAGACTTTGTGGATTATTTTGAAGAGATGTACCAAGCGAAGACTGATGAGTCTTGCAGACAGGCCAATAACTTCAATGAACAGTATATCGGCATGCCTGGGTCTTTTAGAGCTTTGAGTGTAGATTAGGAAGACTAAGTGGGGATTTCAATAACGTATCTGTGGATTTTATTGTCTCTTCAATAATTTTCTAGCGGGGGTGATCCTGTCTTTAACAGGACATAGCCATGAATCTATTATTACAATCATGGAAATAAGTTGCATAGGCTAAGTGTCAAGATATAATCAGTGGACAGATAAGATAAGCTGTTGAAATGTGTAGTAAGAAAGTaggttatttgtaaaaaaattataatgtatgaATCTTCAATTTacgagcccagctcttgtcggtgcagctccttccgtttacgcctatctagcgccaactcctaaacttccttatacgtcacaactaATCAAGCAATCAAAATATTCAcaacaacattcaccttctctttaatttgcttgatgtagctatatctTGGACGACCCATTCCCCTCTTTCCTTCGactttcccttccacgatgtttttgatTAAATCGTCGTAACGTATAAGGTGTCCTATTATTTTTCCTCTCCTGTTCTCTGTGTTATGCAATAGTTGTGATTGGGGTATGCTCTTGTCTTAgtttcaaatatgtatttaatttattaacagcaAAATTGTTATATTCTTTAAGTTTAACATAGGTTAAgagtaataaatagttttatgtaGTGTTTTATAAAGAAACTGTTATTTCACCCTTTTCCTCTTTGTCTTCTCATGAAGACTAATACAATGCATATACAATGCATTGACTTATAAAGAAAACAGCTTTAATTGCACAAATGGATTCCTTGAAAACCCGGAAGCAAAAAAGTCATACAGAAGCTGATGACAAAGATAGGGATTAATCgaaggtaatttttatttaaacctgAATTTGATGATTGATTTATCCTAAAGCTAGCTAAAATACTTGTTCTTGTGAGATGTAAAAGATTCCATCTTTTTCTTATCGAGTGTGCTGTAAGGTTTAATCACCAAATAAACGCAAGGTTCAGACTTATTTTCCAATGTGTCTGACGGCCTCTGATGTGGAATTATAGAgagactgctactgagtagcattcggaaGCGCCTACATTGGCCATCTGAGGCACGAAAATTCAGGCTAAGTAAAAAAAAGGAaggagctgggctcttaaattaatgatgatgaaaaagaaaagataaaagaacGATATTAACAATTCTTGGCgtatgtaaataacaataacaatagaGGTAATTACAAGGATATAACAGCCATAAACACTGGATGAGGTTTGAACTCTAGCCACAATTACAACGCACTTGATCTGTGtaactataggtacctagttagaGGTGAGGTTAGAGGTACATAGTTAGAGGTTATCAACAGTTTTCtgtgatatttttatagtttttttctaacatttaAGAATATCCAAAACTTCATCGATAAATACGTTATGGAAAAACTTCTTCAAGTAATGGTGATTCACTGTTGTGTTTGGTGGCTACTTGCTATATTTTCTGTATGCATTGAGCAATCATTTTGCACGTTCGAATCTTTTTCGGTTCAAACATTTTGGTAGGAGCACTTATTTGTTGCCGGGACTGCAGGATTGTTATCTTAGAAAAAGTTACGGAGGCTCTGTTCCATAAAGAGCTCCAGAGAGGGAACAAAGACGGGTTTCAATCAGTAATATAAACAACGTATGGTCAAGCACGTAGAATACATATACcagcaaaacaataataattcaaaGTGTTGCCATGACACTAAAATGCAAAAGAATACGGATcgcaatatatttatattattataaaaaaaatacatgagtTTAAAAGACCACCAGTTGAAAACCACTGGCTAACAACAATAAAGATAattgtattattgtttaaaaagctagcagtttttaataattaaaagaagTCATTAAAATTGTCTCACGCTTaccttaggtatattttaaatattgaattaagtTTGGCGTTCCaaaggttattattttattacagttgaTACAAACATTGACAACCTAAAAAAACGTTTATGGCTGAACAAAGGACTCTCCCAAAGTGTCTACGCCAAGTTTTTGCgccttgcaaaaataaattaggaaaaaatAGGTAATGGTacctggtagcaattaggtagaaATGCTCtgtatgtatttcgagaggatcggtgagGAGTGACAGCGCTCCAGACGCAGACCCCAAAGTGGGGTTTTTCCCATACATACCATGCTGGGCGTGCGTGTTGGTTCCTGCCCATCCCCGAGCATGGCAATATTTGGCAGAACCAAGTATTGTTGCGGTTATACCGCCAATATTCGATCGCCAGAGCCTCTTATTTCAGCAGAATGCGAAGTGGTCACTATGTAATGGGTATGTGAGGTTGTCAGGCAACTGAGGCAGCTATTAGTTTACCCCCTAATCTTCTAAACACGGCCGGATCTTCTAAACacgcaaataaagatttgaatttgaatttggatgaGTAGGACCACCAACCTAAAACTCTAAGCTACTTTTGACGAAAGATTTCATAAGTATGTAATGTACAAAACAATATCGTATCGATCAGataagagatcagataggcaattGCTCCATCTTAAACACTGTTGTGCAATTTCCGATTAGACTAGAATCTGATCGTAAGACCGTATAAAATACATGTCAGGTTATAAGAACACGGCCAATTTTTTGCACTTAGTTTTGATTTCACGACCagtatatgaatattattttgatcaatttaaaatatcaattgaaGGTGAACATTCCAGGTACTTAAAAATGTACCACGCACTATTTTAAAATTGGTGTCTAAATAGATTCAAAGACAAATAGCCTAAGAGCAGGTTTACACGACCAAAACTTTGCGCATACCGTATCGATATTATCGAATATCAATATGTCAACATTTTTGAAATCCATAACATTGAAAATGTTGTGTTTAAGTATAatgattttattgattttatttttttctagtagtttatttttttagttgtttcTAGTAGTTTCAGCCGCGTTCCGGAGGAACTTCTTCCCATAATGCTTAAATGCTTAAGTTCATTATTCATATGCATTCAAAAAACATTAAAGTTATTGTTCAAAAAACTGCATTAACattcg encodes the following:
- the LOC110381065 gene encoding alpha-tocopherol transfer protein-like, with the protein product MVSVLQDRILEFHPDTLEYARKDVNLEKQGRIEEAVDILDDWVKKQRHFVKKDFSRDYLERTLISAKGMVERAKQRIDKLCTFKTLMPELYPKTVVKDEFAVLDNYVRYALLPKMSKEHYRVSIFNVKSDDYTSAHVHIFYKYVVVLNEYIRLRDYNCGYVIVMDFRDVNILNFMTKCTPLELRQIITIMTEGYGMRIKQIHIISTSKMVDTLLGFLKQALSTKLAGRIHLHKDNETLSDFFPKEIIPKEYGGEERSVQTLNDEWRDAVTAKDFVDYFEEMYQAKTDESCRQANNFNEQYIGMPGSFRALSVD